A section of the Carya illinoinensis cultivar Pawnee chromosome 12, C.illinoinensisPawnee_v1, whole genome shotgun sequence genome encodes:
- the LOC122290100 gene encoding uncharacterized mitochondrial protein AtMg00810-like, which translates to MALASTAAIKGWHLHQFDANNAFLNGELNEEIYMKKPPGYTKGQPDQVCKLNKSLYGLKHTSRQWYDNFSTSLVAFGFTQSKANYSLFTCITPTTFTALLVYVDDIVVASNSLESISVLKTFLNTHLRIKDLGTLRYFLGIEVSRSPSGIHLCQRKYTLDILVDSSNLACKPLKLPMEQNHKLSKSSRTPLADPTSYRQLIGRLLYLTLTKPDISYPIQVLSQCMDHPSISHLAAAHKVLRYLKNAPGQDILLSSSSPLQLRGCCDLDWASCPDTRKSVTGFCIFLGHSLISWRSKKQTVVSRSSAEEEYRAMASISTELTWLQQLFIDLSIPHPQATELFCDNQTALRIAANPVFHERTKHIEVDCHLIRDKIKKVASRLLMFTPTHTF; encoded by the exons ATGGCATTAGCTTCAACAG CTGCAATTAAAGGATGGCATCTCCACCAATTTGATGCTAACAATGCGTTCCTCAATGGAGAGCTCAATGAAGAAATCTACATGAAGAAGCCACCTGGCTACACCAAAGGACAACCTGACCAGGTCTGCAAGCTCAACAAAAGTCTCTATGGCCTCAAACACACCTCACGCCAGTGGTATGATAATTTTTCCACTTCCTTGGTTGCCTTTGGTTTCACTCAATCCAAGGCTAATTACAGCCTATTTACTTGCATAACCCCTACTACTTTTACTGCACTACTTGTCTATGTCGATGACATTGTAGTTGCAAGCAATTCCCTTGAATCCATTTCAGTTCTCAAGACTTTTTTGAACACACATTTGAGAATAAAAGACCTTGGAACCTTGAGATACTTCCTTGGCATTGAGGTCTCTCGATCACCCAGTGGAATTCACCTCTGTCAAAGAAAATACACTCTAGATATTCTTGTTGACTCAAGCAATCTAGCTTGTAAACCTTTAAAGCTCCCAATGGAGCAAAACCACAAATTGAGCAAGTCATCAAGGACACCCCTAGCTGATCCTACCTCCTACAGACAACTCATTGGTAGATTGCTTTACCTCACATTAACCAAACCTGATATTAGTTACCCCATCCAAGTCCTAAGTCAATGTATGGATCACCCTTCCATCTCCCACCTTGCTGCAGCCCACAAGGTACTGAGATACCTCAAAAATGCACCTGGTCAAGACATCCTTCTTTCTTCAAGTTCCCCACTTCAGCTTAGAGGCTGCTGTGATTTAGATTGGGCTTCTTGCCCAGACACACGCAAATCAGTCACTGGTTTTTGTATCTTCTTGGGCCATTCTCTCATTTCATggagatccaagaaacaaacaGTTGTCTCAAGGTCTTCAGCTGAGGAAGAATATCGTGCAATGGCATCCATTTCTACTGAACTTACTTGGTTGCAGCAGCTATTCATTGATCTCTCCATTCCTCATCCACAAGCTACTGAACTTTTTTGTGACAACCAAACTGCTTTACGTATAGCAGCCAATCCAGTTTTTCATGAGAGGACAAAACACATTGAAGTTGATTGTCATCTTATCCGAGATAAAATAAAGAAGGTAGCATCAAGACTGCTCATGTTCACACCAACTCACACCTTCTAA